One window of the Athene noctua chromosome 5, bAthNoc1.hap1.1, whole genome shotgun sequence genome contains the following:
- the LOC141961003 gene encoding beta-1,3-galactosyltransferase 2-like, producing MRKKIARAKPFTHCVLNNLQEVSSLSISAENEKFGNKTRSTSRWSFKFIINEKEKCKDKTPFLILLIATTAAEIQHRSSIRKTWENEAVVPGVKIVRLFMLGIECKGSNEVLRTESEQYHDIIQQDFLDTYRNLTLKTLMGMKWVASYCSGARFVMKTDSDVFVNTIYLIEKLLGPLSPPPQNYFTGCLMKGHKPIRNKNSKWYVSEEEYPGDKYHPFCSGTGYIFSGDLASKIVSASVTIKYIHLEDVYVGLCLNAKGIQIVPPPSPSLFNIYRVPFSPCLYNRIITAHHTGTYEHVFYWETLQKNRHTCQTEQKGP from the exons ATGAGAAAGAAGATTGCTAGAGCTAAGCCATTTACTCACTGTGTTCTCAATAATCTACAGGA GGTTTCTTCCCTTTCAA TAtcagctgaaaatgaaaaatttgggaATAAAACCAGATCTACCTCAAGATGGTCATTTAAATTCATTATTAATGAAAAAGAGAAGTGTAAAGATAAAACACCTTTCTTGATACTGCTAATAGCAACTACAGCTGCTGAAATTCAGCACAGAAGTTCCATCAGAAAAACTTGGGAAAATGAAGCTGTGGTTCCAGGAGTTAAAATTGTTCGGTTGTTTATGCTGGGCATTGAGTGCAAGGGTTCAAATGAGGTCCTACGGACAGAAAGCGAGCAGTATCATGATATTATTCAACAGGACTTCCTGGACACTTACCGTAACTTAACTCTTAAAACTTTGATGGGCATGAAGTGGGTTGCCTCTTATTGCAGTGGAGCAAGGTTTGTTATGAAGACAGACAGCGATGTTTTTGTTAATACAATATACCTAATAGAAAAGCTCCTTGGGCCTCTTTCACCTCCTCCACAAAATTATTTCACAGGCTGTCTTATGAAAGGGCATAAGCCTATTCGGAATAAAAATAGTAAATGGTACGTATCAGAAGAAGAATATCCAGGTGATAAATACCATCCTTTTTGTTCAGGAACTGGCTACATCTTTTCTGGAGACCTGGCTTCAAAAATTGTCAGTGCTTCTGTAAcgataaaatatatacatttggAAGATGTTTATGTAGGGCTCTGTCTTAATGCAAAGGGAATACAGATAGTACCTCCACCTAGTCCTTCATTGTTTAACATATACAGGGTCCCATTTTCTCCTTGTCTGTACAATCGTATAATTACAGCTCATCACACTGGGACATATGAGCACGTATTCTATTGGGAAACACTGCAAAAGAACCGCCACACATGTCAGACAGAACAGAAAGGCCCATAG